TTACTTTGGTGAGTTTGTCTGATTTCAGGGTCAGTATGCGGAAGTCTCTTTTGATACCTTCTTTATCACGTTTTTCCACATAGTTACGCTTCTGAACAGTGGTAATGGTTGGTGCGTAGGTAGATGGACGACCTATGCCCAGTTCTTCCAGTTTCTTTACCAGGCTCGCTTCCGTATAGCGGGGGGCTGGGCGGGTAAAGCGTTCTGTCGCTTTCATTTCCTTCAGGTCCAGTACCTGTTTCAGTGCGAGTGGTGGCAGGGAACCATCCTGTTCGTCTTCTTCATCTTCATCATCCCGACCTTCCATATATACTTTCAGGAAGCCATCGAACTTCAATACTTCACCACTGGCGGTCAGCTCTTCGTGGTTGGTAGAGATATCGATTTTGGCGATTGTCTTTTCCAGTTCCGCGTCACTCATCTGGCTGGCGATGGTACGTTTCCAGATCAGCTCATATAATTTACGGGTATCACTGTCATCTACTGAAGCATTCTCCATGTAGGTAGGACGGATGGCTTCGTGCGCTTCCTGGGCAGACTCGTTCTTGTTTTTGAACTTGCGGTGCTGGTGGTAACGTTCTCCGTAGTTGGTTGTAATCGCTTTCTGGATATCACCCAATGCGGTATCAGACAGGTTGACTGAGTCAGTACGCATGTAGGTGATATTACCACTTTCATACAGTTTTTGTGCCAGCAACATGGTTTTAGATACACTATAACCAAGTTTCCGGCTGGCTTCCTGCTGAAGGGTAGAGGTGGTAAAAGGGGCGGCAGGAGATTTCTTGCCCGGTTTTACCTGAATATCTTTTACAGCGTACGCTGCACCGACACATTGCTGCAGGAATTTCTCCGCGTCTTCCGCGGTTTTGAAACGGGTAGGGCCTTCGGCTTTGAAAGTAATATTCTTACCATTCAGGTCTTTGGCGATGAAGAAAGCTTCCACTTTAAAGCTGCTCACAGCGGTAAAGCCGTTGATTTCTCTTTCCCTTTCCACGATCAGTCTCACTGCTACTGATTGAACACGACCAGCAGAGAGGTGATTACGCATACTCATTTTACGCCAGAGCACCGGAGACAGCTCAAAACCTACGATCCTATCCAGGATACGTCTGGCTTGCTGAGCATTTACCAGGTTCATATTGAGCAGGCGGGGTTGTTGCACGGCTTTTTCAATGGCAGGTTTTGTAATCTCGTGGAATACAATACGTTTTGTAATCTCGGGGTCTAATCCCAGTACCTCGCACAAATGCCAGCTGATGGCCTCACCCTCACGGTCCTCATCCGTTGCTAACCAAACCTCGTCGGTAGACTTGGCTAACTTCTTCAGATCCTTGACAACCTTTTCCTTGTCATCGGGGATTATATACTTAGGCTTGAAGTTATTGTTGATATCAATGCCCATATCATCCTTCTCCAGATCACGGATGTGACCGAAGCAGGAAATGACCTCGAAGTCCTTGCCCAGTATCTTTTCAATCGTCTTGGCTTTGGCCGGAGACTCAACAATTACTAGATTTTTTGCCATGAATGCCGTCTTTATGTGCTACTAGATACGTAAAATTCCGTATTAAATTGTATAACCCGCTTTAAGTAAGTGCCTCAAAATTAGGTGCTCGCTGTGGGCGGGAGGATAGCCAACTGATCAAAACGGGGCTATCCGATTTTTGCAAGTATATAAAAGAAGTGGTAGAATAAAAAATCAGTCTCTTTTAAAACATTGAATATAAATGTAATATTTTTGGGAAATCCATTAAAAATGAATGATTAACAGTTTAATGGTTAAATTGCTGGATAACAACGCTGAACGGAAGGAAAACGTGCTGTACCATATAACTGTATGAGCCCGGTTACCAAAATTTTGCTTTTTCTTACCGGTACACCATAATATATTAATAACCACTTTTACCCGATGAACATAGTAATTATAGGCGCGGGAAATATTGCGCATTGTTTCGGAACATTATTAAAAATACACGGACACCAGATTTTACAGGTTATTAGCCGGAAGAAGGAAAATGCCCAGGTACTGGCAGAAAATTTACATGCCTCTGCTACTGACGATCTCCTGGATATTAACATGGAAGCAGACATTTATTTACTGGCAGTGAGCGATGCAGCCCTTCCGGAACTGAATGAGGAGCTGCGCCTGGGTAAAAGGATTGTTTTGCATACATCCGGCGCCGTATCCCTGGATGCGATCAAACGGATCTCCACCCATACCGGGGTGATGTATCCTTTACAGTCAATCCGTAAGGAAGTGAAAAATTACCCTGCTATTCCGCTGCTGCTGGAAGCCAGCAATGACGAGGTGATGCGAAGGCTGCAATCTATAGCACAGAGTATTTCATCCCGGATAGAGGTAGTAAGTTCTGAACAAAGGTTGCAATTGCACCTGGGTGCAGTGCTATGTAATAATTTTACCAATCACCTGATTACCAGGGCTAAGCAGTTCTGTGAGCAAAAAGGGCTGGATTTTAATTTGCTTCAGCCCATTATCAGAGAAACTTTTGAAAGACTGGAGAAATTTGCTCCGGAAACTGTGCAGACAGGCCCGGCTATGAGGAAGGATGAAGAAACGATGTCTAAACACAGGGCACTGATTCAGGATCAGCAACATCTGCAGGAAATATATAGGGTGATGTCAGATAGTATTTATGATTTCTATAATGCCTGACATCAAAAATCTATACTACTTTTGCGCAATACGATATTTTAATAAACGCAATGAACGTTTTATCTCTTTTTAAGCCCATCACCACTTTTGTGTTTGATGTAGATGGCGTGCTCACAGATGGTACAGTACAATTATTGCCTAATGGTGAGCAATCACGCAGAATGAACATTAAGGATGGGTATGCTTTGCAGCTGGCTGTGAAGAAAGGTTACCGTATCGCCATCATTTCGGGTGGCAGATCGGAAAGTGTGGTAAGCCGCTTACAGGGATTAGGAATTAAAGATATTTATACCGGTATAACTGATAAACAGGAAAAGCTGCAGGATTACGTATTTGAGAATGAACTGCAATGGGAGCAGGTCATTTTTATGGGAGATGATATCCCCGATTACCGTGCAATGCAGCTGGTAGGTCTGCCGGTATGTCCGGCTGATGCTGTACCTGAGATCAAAAGTATATCCCGTTATATCTCACCGGTAAATGGCGGAAATGGCTGCGTAAGGGAAGTAATCGAGAAAGTGCTGAAACTCAATGGGCACTGGACGGTTGACGAAGAAATAGCCAGCCGCTAATTTATTTTCAATTAATTGACTATGAAGTTACTGACAGCATTTTTTAAACTGGTACGGTATCCAAACCTTATATACATAGCCCTCACGCAATATTTACTGCAATACTGTGTAGTAGCTCCTATACTCCGTTATAATGGTGTAGAACCTTCCCTGTCAGTGGCATCTTTCTGCCTGTTGAGTTTTTCGACAGTGTTGATTGCGGCTGCTGGATATATTATTAATGACTACTTTGACATTAATATTGATATAATCAATAAGCCAGATAAAATGGTGCTGGATAAGGTAATCAACCGTCGCTGGGCAATGGCCTGGCACACCATTTTCAATCTCGCGGGGGTAAGTATCGGCTTTATTGCTGCCTGGAAGATAGGCCAGATCTACCTTGGTTTTACACAGGTATTGTGTTCGCTGCTGCTGTGGTTCTATTCCACTTCATTTAAGCGCCAGGCACTGATCGGGAATGTACTGATCTCTTTGCTGACAGCGCTGGCAGTAGTTGTGGTTGGCTTTTATGAAAAACAGATCTACGAGAGCTTTGAAGCGATCATGTCTCCTGAAGGCAGAAAGCTGATCCAGATTATCGGGATCTATGCTGTGTTTGCTTTTGTGATTTCCCTGGTAAGGGAGATTGTAAAGGATCTGGAAGATGTGATAGGCGACAGCAAGGATGGTTGCCGTACTATACCTATTGTGTGGGGCGTGGAGCCGGCAAAGAAGATCTGCTATGGCTTGCTGCTGGGATTGCAAATATTGATTGTGGTAGTAGAAATAAGAGTAGCACTGATAGGTTGGTATATTGCTATCGCTTACCTGTTAATTTTTGTACAGGTGCCATGTTATTATATTTACTCTTTATTGAAAAAGGCACACCTGCCGGAGCATTATCATAAAGTGAGTTCACTTGTAAAACTGGTAATGTTATCAGGTATCCTGTCGATGGTCTTCTTTAAATTATTCCTCTGATGTATACAGGCAAACGTGTAATACTGGGTAGCCAGTCGCCCCGGCGTAAACAGCTGCTGGAGCAGGCTGGCATTCCCTTTGAAGTGAAAGTGGTAGATACGGCGGAAACATTTCCTGCTGATATGCACATTCCGGATATTCCCGTGCATATAGCCCGTCAAAAGGCCATAGCCGTAGCGCCACTGTGTAAGGTAGACGACATTATTATTACTGCTGATACGGTAGTTGTATTGGATGATACAATTATTGGAAAGCCCAGAGACAGGGAAGATGCGATTCGTATTCTGAGTGCCCTCAGTGGAAGGGAACATCGTGTAATCACCGGGGTGATTATTCTTCGTGACGGACAGGAAGAAGCTTTTTCAAAAGAAACAGCGGTACACTTTAAGCCCCTGACGACAGCGCAGATCACTTATTATGTGGACAACTTTAAACCTTATGATAAAGCGGGTGCTTATGCGATCCAGGAATGGATTGGTGCGGTAGGTATTGACCGGATTGATGGTTGTTTTTATAACGTGATGGGATTGCCTGTGAGCAATGTCGTAGAAAAATTATAAAATAATAAACGGTGTCCTGATCAGAGCAGGAACACCGTTTGATTTTGGTTGGTTAATATCTTTATACTTCCTATTAACGCAAGATTTATTCCAATACCAGCAGGTTTACATCCGGATTCTTCAGCCATTTCGCTTCTTTCAGTTTTTCCAGATTGATCACCCCAACGATATAACGCCAGGTAGAGGATTCATATTTTTCAGAGATATTGTAGAAGTCTGGCAGATGTACCTGATCGGCAGTACGATAACGCAGATAGATTTTTAACTGCACATCGTTTGTAAATGCAGGTGAATTTGACTGTTTGATCTTCTTATACTCGTATCTGTAATTGTAAGTGAGTGCAGAGATATCGGATAATACTGCGCTACCTGTAGCGGTACCACCAGCGCCTTTTCCTACAAAGAATTGTTTGTCGGTAAATGCACTTTCTAGCAGGATACCATTATACTCGTTATATACATCATACAGCAGGTTGTGTTCTTTAACGAGGTGTGGCAATACAGATGCATTCACACTTCCGTTTTGTCTTCTGCAACCAGCGATGAGTTTTACTGTTGAATTTCTTTGTTTCGCAAACTGAATATCGAAATCATTCAGGCGATGTATACCGAAGTTGAATACTTCTTCTGGCTTTACGAATGTACCGAAGGCGTGTAACAGCAGGATCACGATCTTGAATTTAGGATCGTAGCCTTCGATATCCAGGGTTGGATCAGTCTCTGCAAAGCCAAGCTCCTGCGCTTTTTGAAGGGCTTCATTAAAGCCTTGATTTTCTTCAAAGATCTTGGTCAGGATATAATTCGTAGACCCGTTACAGATACCTTCTACTGCATTGAGCAGATCATTGTCATAATACTCTTCCAGGTTGCGCACGATAGGAATACTAGCACAGCTGGATGCCTCATAGAGGAATGGTACTTTGTTCTCAACCTGCAGTTGATAGAGGGCAGGCAGGTTTTCGGCGATCATGCGTTTGCTGGCGCTTACTACTGCTTTCCCATTGCGTAGGGCGGTGCTTACGATTTCGAAGGCTGCTTCTGTTTCGTTAATCAGTTCCACTACTACATCGATGGTAGGGTCCTGTAAGATCTCGTTCTTGTCTGTTGTGAAATAGCTGGCATCGATAGGACGCGGCTTATTGGGGTCTTTGATACATATTTTCTTAATACGCGCATTGATACCTTTAGTTCTGTTCAATACTTCGTAAAGTCCTTGTCCCACACAACCAAATCCGAAAATACCCAGATTGATAATTTTGTTTTCCATGTTCAATACTTAGTGCTGCATTCAGTGTCCGTTGCAAAACGGTTTTGCGTTTATTGTAAAACTGTAATTTGTTTACCAGCAGGCAGGTTCAGTTTATCCAGTGCCTGTTTGAGGTCATTGATCAGGTCTTCTGCATCTTCAATACCTACGGAGAGGCGGATACATGAGTCCTGTAAACCTGTTTTTTTGCGGTGGTCTTCCGGAATATTCCGGTGTGTCATAGTCGCCGGATGATCCAGCATACTCTTTACGCCACCAAAGCTTTCGGCGAGTTTGAACAGCCGGGTGGCGTTCACTACTCTGATTGCATTTTTGATGTTGTCATTTTTGAGAGAGAAGCTCACGAGTGCACCGTATTGCTTTTGTTGCTTACGGGCGATGTGGTGGTTTTTGTGTGATGCCAGTCCTGGATAAAATACTTTATCTACAGCTGGATGCGTGGAGAGCCAGGTGGCGATAGCCATGGCATTGCTGCATTGTTTGTCCAGGCGCAGGCACAGGGTTTCAATGCCCCTGATGGTGAGCCATGCTTCGAACGGACTGAGTATACTTCCTGAAATATTCTGATTGAAGCGTAACTGATCGGCGAGTGTTTTGTTATTGACTACTACCAGTCCTGCGATTACATCTGTATGGCCAGCGAGGTACTTGGTGGCACTGTGGATAACGATGTCTGCACCCAATGGAATGGGCTGTTGCAGCAGTGGTGTACAAAGGGTATTGTCTACCACCAGCAATACGTTGTGCTGTTTGGCAATCTTGCTGATTGATTTGATGTCAGAAACGCGTAATGTAGGATTGGTGGGCGATTCCAGCCAGATCATCTTTGTGTTGGGTGTGATGGCAGCCAGTACTTTATCGGTATTGCTGGTGTCTACAAAGTTTGCTTTGATGCCAAAGCGTTCGAACATATGCTGGAACATCTGGAAGATACCGCCATAAGTATCTTCGACCGCCATGATTTCGTCACCTGTTTTCAACAGTTTCATCACTGCGTCGATAGCAGCCATACCACTGGCAAAGGCAAAACCTGCGTGGCCTTCTTCGAGGCTGCAGATGATGTTTTCCAGCACCTTGCGCGTAGGGTTGTTCGCCCTTGAGAATTCGAACCCTTTGTTGATGCCGGGGGATTCCTGTACGAAGGTTGATGTCTGATAGATGGGAACGGAGATGGCGCCCGTCAATTCATCTACAGGGATACTATGTAATAACTGTGTGGCTATTTTCAACGCAAAGCAATTATACGGTTATGAAACTTATAGTTCAGAACAGATAACTACCCAAAACAAAAAAGGCTCTCCCGGAGTTGGAAGAGCCTTTTCAGTATATAAGTACGATGAAAATGTCAATCTCTGCCAACTTATCTATCTCTGGTTATGTGTATAACCGGAGCCGGAATTAGCACCTTTCCCTTGTTTTTAAACAAGGTTGGTTGCTAAGGCATCGCAGGGCCAAGTCCCTCCGCCTTTCTGGATAAGTCATGTGTTAAAGAACTGGGTGCAAAGTTAATGGTAACTACATCAGATTTCCAAAAAAAGAAAAATTTGGAAGTCTGGTATAGGAAATGCTAAATTTATTAGCAAAGAAAGGATTATGACCATTGTTCAAATTGCCCCGCTTCTCACAGAGGAGCTGTTCCAATATATTTGGAAGCATCGTTTGTTTACCATTTCCCATTTACATACGATAGAAGGAGAGGCTGTGCAGGTACTACAACCGGGAGTGCTGAACAGCAATGATGGTCCGGATTTCAGCAATGCAAGGTTAAGGATTGGTGATACAATCTGGGCAGGAAATGTAGAATTGCATTTAAAAACGTCTGACTGGTTCAGGCACAATCATCAGCGTGACCTTCGCTATCGGAATGTCATACTGCATGTCGTGTTTGAACATGATCTGGAGGAAGTGAACACACAGGGTATTCCTATTTTGGAATTGCAGTCGGCTATTCCTAAAATGGTGCTGCACAGGTATGCAAAGCTGAAGCATTCAGCAGATTTTGTGCCTTGTGCAGGGAATGTGGCTTCAGTGGAGCGGTTGACGTGGAGAAGCTGGAAAGACCGGCTGCTGGTGGAGCGAATGGAGAAGAGGGCGGATATGATGAAGGAATGGTTAAAGAAGAGTCATAATAACTGGGAGGAATGCTGCTACTGGGCCATTGCCTATGGTTATGGTATGCCGGTGAATGGGGAGGCTTTTCTGAGGCTGGCTCAGAGTCTGCCTTATACAATGCTGATGCGGAATAAGCATGATCTTGCGCAGCTGGAAGCATTGTTATTTGGGCAGGCGGGTATGCTGGAAGGGCCTTTTGCAGATGAATATCCATTAGACCTGCAGGCAGAATATGCGTTTCTGAAGCGGAAATACCATTTGCTGGCTTTGTTGCCTCATCAATGGCGATGGTTGCGGATGCGGCCTGCGTCATTTCCTTCAGTGAGGCTGGCAAGTCTGGCGGTGTTGTTACAGCAGGGGAGGGAGCTCTTTGCCCGGCTGCTGGAGATGAAGGATCTGCAGCATTTTCAGCAGGTATTATTTGTACAGCCCGAGGGCTACTGGAAAGATCATTACCGCTTTGATACGCCAGCCGTGGTAATGCGAAGGCCGGGAATTATGGTAACGAGGAATGTGATCATTAATAGTATCCTGCCTTTGCTGTATTTATATGGCAGGGAGAAAAAGTTGCCGGAATACCAGGAAAGGGCATTGGGCATGATGGAAACCCTGCCCGCAGAGGAAAACAATGTAATGGAAGGATGGAAAAAGGTCGGTATCCTGGCTGGAGACGCTGCCGATTCCCAGGCTTTACTGCACCTGAAACAGCATTACTGCGAGGAGAAGCGGTGTTTGCAATGTGCAATAGGGTGTAAATTGCTGAAGACAGGCATCAGCCTGTAACCATTTTACTCCGAGTGCGTTATACCTGGAAGGAGGCACGGCCCGGGGATAAAAACAAATTTACACATGAAAGAAAAAACGTGTAGGTTTGTAAGGATAAGTATACCAATATTACGCCCCTTACGTTTATTAGTAATAGTGGGCGATGCAGTTAGACTCAGGATACTTTTGTTTGTAATTCGTGATGAGGCTGATCAATCATATTTAAATTTACTCCCTTAACAAAACAAATCTATACAGGTGAAAAAATTACACTTATTCTTGCTTTTATTGGTAGTGGCGGGTGGATTGAAGGCACAGGACAATACTTCATCGGTAAAGTCAGGATTACAGCCTAGGGAGCAGAAGAAGTCTAAACCCGTAACGACACTGAAAGCTCAGGAAGAACTGGAGAATGTGTATGAACGTGAGTTCTCAGTAGGAGCCCGTTTGAATTCCGACGGCTGGAGTGGATTCCTTGAAAAGGGATATCGCAGCAGCAGGACCAAAGTAACTTTCTTCCAGTTCGAATTTGCAGAAAAGAAAGATCCTAAAGAAGATAAGAAATCAGGTGCGATCAAGGGGGTAGATCAATATGGCTTTGTATATTCTGAGAAGCCTTATATCTATGGCAAGCAGAATAACTTTTACCAGGTGAAGATCGGCATCGGTCAGCAAAGATTGATAGGTGGTAAGGCCAATAAGAATGGTGTATTGGTAAATGCTTTCTATTATGGAGGCCTTTCTATCGGATTACTGAAACCTTATTATGTGAATGTGCTTGATCCAAATGATGGCGTTACTGTAAAAACCATTAAGTATGGTGAAAGCACAATATATAACCAGGCATTTCTAAACAGAGATAAGATTATTGGTGGTGGTGGATTTGGAAAAGGTTGGGGAGAGGTGTCAGTAGCGCCTGGTGTACATGCAAAGACCGGGCTCCGTTTTGACTGGGCCAGATTCAATGAAGTGGTGAGTGCGCTGGAGGTAGGTGTCAATGCAGAATATTATACTAAGGACGTAGCTATAATGGTAAATAATGATCCTAAAAAATTCTTTTTCAATGCTTATATAGCTTTACAGTTTGGTAAGCGCTGGAATAAGAAGAAGTAAAAATGAGAAATA
This window of the Chitinophaga sancti genome carries:
- a CDS encoding DUF2851 family protein, with the protein product MTIVQIAPLLTEELFQYIWKHRLFTISHLHTIEGEAVQVLQPGVLNSNDGPDFSNARLRIGDTIWAGNVELHLKTSDWFRHNHQRDLRYRNVILHVVFEHDLEEVNTQGIPILELQSAIPKMVLHRYAKLKHSADFVPCAGNVASVERLTWRSWKDRLLVERMEKRADMMKEWLKKSHNNWEECCYWAIAYGYGMPVNGEAFLRLAQSLPYTMLMRNKHDLAQLEALLFGQAGMLEGPFADEYPLDLQAEYAFLKRKYHLLALLPHQWRWLRMRPASFPSVRLASLAVLLQQGRELFARLLEMKDLQHFQQVLFVQPEGYWKDHYRFDTPAVVMRRPGIMVTRNVIINSILPLLYLYGREKKLPEYQERALGMMETLPAEENNVMEGWKKVGILAGDAADSQALLHLKQHYCEEKRCLQCAIGCKLLKTGISL
- a CDS encoding trans-sulfuration enzyme family protein codes for the protein MKIATQLLHSIPVDELTGAISVPIYQTSTFVQESPGINKGFEFSRANNPTRKVLENIICSLEEGHAGFAFASGMAAIDAVMKLLKTGDEIMAVEDTYGGIFQMFQHMFERFGIKANFVDTSNTDKVLAAITPNTKMIWLESPTNPTLRVSDIKSISKIAKQHNVLLVVDNTLCTPLLQQPIPLGADIVIHSATKYLAGHTDVIAGLVVVNNKTLADQLRFNQNISGSILSPFEAWLTIRGIETLCLRLDKQCSNAMAIATWLSTHPAVDKVFYPGLASHKNHHIARKQQKQYGALVSFSLKNDNIKNAIRVVNATRLFKLAESFGGVKSMLDHPATMTHRNIPEDHRKKTGLQDSCIRLSVGIEDAEDLINDLKQALDKLNLPAGKQITVLQ
- a CDS encoding geranylgeranylglycerol-phosphate geranylgeranyltransferase; its protein translation is MKLLTAFFKLVRYPNLIYIALTQYLLQYCVVAPILRYNGVEPSLSVASFCLLSFSTVLIAAAGYIINDYFDINIDIINKPDKMVLDKVINRRWAMAWHTIFNLAGVSIGFIAAWKIGQIYLGFTQVLCSLLLWFYSTSFKRQALIGNVLISLLTALAVVVVGFYEKQIYESFEAIMSPEGRKLIQIIGIYAVFAFVISLVREIVKDLEDVIGDSKDGCRTIPIVWGVEPAKKICYGLLLGLQILIVVVEIRVALIGWYIAIAYLLIFVQVPCYYIYSLLKKAHLPEHYHKVSSLVKLVMLSGILSMVFFKLFL
- a CDS encoding Rossmann-like and DUF2520 domain-containing protein encodes the protein MNIVIIGAGNIAHCFGTLLKIHGHQILQVISRKKENAQVLAENLHASATDDLLDINMEADIYLLAVSDAALPELNEELRLGKRIVLHTSGAVSLDAIKRISTHTGVMYPLQSIRKEVKNYPAIPLLLEASNDEVMRRLQSIAQSISSRIEVVSSEQRLQLHLGAVLCNNFTNHLITRAKQFCEQKGLDFNLLQPIIRETFERLEKFAPETVQTGPAMRKDEETMSKHRALIQDQQHLQEIYRVMSDSIYDFYNA
- a CDS encoding KdsC family phosphatase, coding for MNVLSLFKPITTFVFDVDGVLTDGTVQLLPNGEQSRRMNIKDGYALQLAVKKGYRIAIISGGRSESVVSRLQGLGIKDIYTGITDKQEKLQDYVFENELQWEQVIFMGDDIPDYRAMQLVGLPVCPADAVPEIKSISRYISPVNGGNGCVREVIEKVLKLNGHWTVDEEIASR
- the topA gene encoding type I DNA topoisomerase, with protein sequence MAKNLVIVESPAKAKTIEKILGKDFEVISCFGHIRDLEKDDMGIDINNNFKPKYIIPDDKEKVVKDLKKLAKSTDEVWLATDEDREGEAISWHLCEVLGLDPEITKRIVFHEITKPAIEKAVQQPRLLNMNLVNAQQARRILDRIVGFELSPVLWRKMSMRNHLSAGRVQSVAVRLIVEREREINGFTAVSSFKVEAFFIAKDLNGKNITFKAEGPTRFKTAEDAEKFLQQCVGAAYAVKDIQVKPGKKSPAAPFTTSTLQQEASRKLGYSVSKTMLLAQKLYESGNITYMRTDSVNLSDTALGDIQKAITTNYGERYHQHRKFKNKNESAQEAHEAIRPTYMENASVDDSDTRKLYELIWKRTIASQMSDAELEKTIAKIDISTNHEELTASGEVLKFDGFLKVYMEGRDDEDEEDEQDGSLPPLALKQVLDLKEMKATERFTRPAPRYTEASLVKKLEELGIGRPSTYAPTITTVQKRNYVEKRDKEGIKRDFRILTLKSDKLTKVTESENTGAEKSKLFPTDLGMIVTDFLSQYFGNVMDYGFTAKIEEEFDEVAHGKKIWNKMLNEFYTPFHKDVENTLENAERVKGERQLGTEESTGKPIVARMGRYGPMVQIGKAEDEEKPRFAKLKATQSIETITLEEAMELFKLPRNLGKFEDEDVTVNIGRFGPYAAHDKKFYSLKKEMDPYTVELDEIAPLIVEKRTAKDERTIKVFEKEKIQILKGPYGPYIKQGLRNYKIPKEKIDTAADITVEEAKAIIEDVKANPPKKKAPPRKKKAE
- a CDS encoding homoserine dehydrogenase is translated as MENKIINLGIFGFGCVGQGLYEVLNRTKGINARIKKICIKDPNKPRPIDASYFTTDKNEILQDPTIDVVVELINETEAAFEIVSTALRNGKAVVSASKRMIAENLPALYQLQVENKVPFLYEASSCASIPIVRNLEEYYDNDLLNAVEGICNGSTNYILTKIFEENQGFNEALQKAQELGFAETDPTLDIEGYDPKFKIVILLLHAFGTFVKPEEVFNFGIHRLNDFDIQFAKQRNSTVKLIAGCRRQNGSVNASVLPHLVKEHNLLYDVYNEYNGILLESAFTDKQFFVGKGAGGTATGSAVLSDISALTYNYRYEYKKIKQSNSPAFTNDVQLKIYLRYRTADQVHLPDFYNISEKYESSTWRYIVGVINLEKLKEAKWLKNPDVNLLVLE
- a CDS encoding Maf family protein; translation: MYTGKRVILGSQSPRRKQLLEQAGIPFEVKVVDTAETFPADMHIPDIPVHIARQKAIAVAPLCKVDDIIITADTVVVLDDTIIGKPRDREDAIRILSALSGREHRVITGVIILRDGQEEAFSKETAVHFKPLTTAQITYYVDNFKPYDKAGAYAIQEWIGAVGIDRIDGCFYNVMGLPVSNVVEKL